One genomic region from Daphnia magna isolate NIES linkage group LG10, ASM2063170v1.1, whole genome shotgun sequence encodes:
- the LOC116932058 gene encoding uncharacterized protein LOC116932058 yields the protein MLGVNPPGRYSQQGPQHYNHDRNPYSIQSGSPPWSSFPPIPFHNQSNFPYSNDYPRTYSTIQHFQSSLCYHPSFTDLQTFCKKAVETRAFFPPTHHGSWKMTSTFQKFQSHGHCVYDEEEADWFDFGDETADEDFQTVERRFDLFPVPEEPVLPIEKLTVAIMDDFEFYCDDENFIQVYTDGSFINGRYKLVDSVSAIGVWFGPNHKLNVSQPTRLGGFNSDGAELEAIIEAIKIVCSCGVDKVQVNTDSKNSVRFVTYFISKWEANGWRNIKGFPVRNQNLIRQLHHYSQLVTIKWNYVPSCGGVRGNIEADRLARIASAACVGKRKTQNLSVRKISEGRPNRMSNRKLQRYSPY from the exons ATGTTAGGTGTTAATCCACCTGGGCGGTATTCTCAGCAAGGTCCCCAGCACTACAATCATGACCGTAACCCTTATTCCATACAAAGTGGAAG tccTCCGTGGTCATCTTTTCCACCCATTCCATTTCATAATCAAAGCAACTTTCCATATTCGAATGACTATCCAAGAACTTACTCAACCATTCAGCATTTTCAATCATCTTTATGCTACCACCCCTCATTTACTGATCTGCAGACATTTTGCAAAAAGGCTGTTGAAACAAGAGCCTTCTTCCCACCAACTCATCATGG AAGCTGGAAAATGACATcaacttttcaaaaattccaGTCTCATGGTCATTGTGTttatgatgaagaagaagcagACTGGTTTGATTTTGGCGATGAAACTGCTGATGAGGATTTTCAAACCGTCGAGCGAAGGTTTGATTTATTTCCTGTGCCCGAAGAACCTGTGttgccaattgaaaaattgacTGTCGCTATAATGGATGATTTCGAGTTCTATTGCGATGATGAAAATTTCATCCAGGTCTACACGGATGGATCGTTCATTAACGGCCGTTATAAGCTGGTTGATTCAGTTTCTGCCATAGGAGTGTGGTTTGGACCAAATCATAAATT GAACGTCAGCCAACCAACCCGTCTTGGGGGATTCAACAGCGATGGGGCTGAGCTAGAGGCCATCATCGAAGcaataaaaattgtttgttCGTGCG GTGTTGATAAGGTTCAAGTTAACACAGATAGTAAAAATTCTGTTAGGTTTGTGACTTATTTTATTAGTAAATGGGAAGCGAACGGATGGCGGAATATAAAAGGATTCCCTGTACGGAACCAGAACCTTATCCGCCAGCTACATCATTATTCTCAGTTGGTTACTATAAAATGG AATTACGTGCCTTCGTGTGGAGGAGTGCGAGGTAATATTGAGGCGGATCGCCTTGCAAGGATCGCCTCTGCCGCTTGTGTAGGCAAAaggaaaacacaaaatttatcAGTAAGGAAAATTTCAGAAGGTCGTCCCAATCGAATGAGTAACCGGAAACTGCAAAGGTATTCTCCGTATTGA
- the LOC116932054 gene encoding uncharacterized protein LOC116932054 has product MSHRPFMPFSPPLEHYTYPTSPSYPPPLEHYAYRPLSNCSTSMNVYGEASTANYYSPEPSFAELQAFCNRSRNSTIGSAYAPSISGSDVQSQYDVADLITINDSCFPRSRNSSAASVSAQSLQDFCSDAQSSLNDGSTDYGSAYNGNDNEDDDDDDGADWFDLEALGLNIDDLDENELDSPTWRFDFPLPTLPVVPVQELKTENFDGQIFYVDDEGYVQVYTQGECRVPFREKASIGVWFGPNHSSNVSERLHRGRRTQEAARFAAVIEAIRVAGSHGITKLQINTDYENIIRFMLYFILKWEQNDWMTLRGHHVRNRVFIRELDYFSRLLDIKWNLVPAYECAEGNLEATQLAIEALDLKLPKRKPTSENMDVVNDCQNEQVAQPVNGEGTKKRRFVPIVY; this is encoded by the exons ATGTCGCACAGGCCTTTCATGCCGTTTTCCCCACCACTAGAGCATTATACCTATCCAACTTCACCATCCTACCCACCTCCATTAGAGCATTATGCCTACCGTCCGTTATCAAACTGCAG TACATCAATGAATGTCTATGGTGAAGCATCCACCGCCAACTATTACTCTCCTGAGCCATCATTTGCTGAATTGCAAGCATTCTGCAATAGGAGTAGAAATTCTACCATTGGAAGTGCTTATGCCCCATCTATTTC gggttCAGATGTGCAGTCTCAGTACGATGTAGCTGATTTGATTACAATCAATGATAGTTGCTTTCCTAGAAGCAGGAACTCCTCAGCAGCGAGTGTTTCTGCCCAGTCTCTTCA GGATTTTTGTAGCGATGCACAATCTTCACTGAACGATGGCAGCACCGATTACGGCTCTGCGTACAACGGAAATGACAATGaagatgatgacgatgatgacgGAGCGGATTGGTTTGACTTGGAAGCTCTTGGTTTAAATATCGACGACCTAGACGAAAATGAGTTAGACTCTCCTACATGGAGGTTTGACTTCCCTTTACCTACGTTACCCGTCGTGCCCGTACAGGAACTGAAAACGGAGAACTTCGATGGTCAAATTTTCTACGTTGATGATGAAGGGTACGTGCAAGTTTACACGCAAGGAGAATGTCGAGTCCCTTTTCGTGAAAAAGCATCTATTGGAGTCTGGTTCGGACCAAATCATTCATC AAATGTCAGCGAACGTCTTCATCGTGGCCGCCGAACTCAGGAGGCAGCACGGTTTGCCGCGGTGATAGAAGCCATACGCGTTGCCGGATCTCATGGGATTACAAAATTGCAGATTAACACAGATTACGAGAACATAATCCGATTCATGCTTTACTTCATTTTGAAATGGGAACAAAACGACTGGATGACATTGCGCGGTCATCATGTCAGGAACAGAGTTTTCATCCGTGAGCTGGACTACTTTTCACGTCTTCTTGATATTAAATGG AACCTTGTTCCGGCTTACGAATGCGCCGAAGGCAATTTAGAAGCTACTCAATTAGCTATAGAAGCGCTTGACCTGAAATTACCAAAAAGGAAGCCCACCTCAGAAAATATGGACGTCGTTAACGATTGCCAAAACGAGCAGGTAGCCCAGCCTGTTAATGGAGAGGGTACGAAAAAGCGACGTTTTGTTCCCATTGTGTATTAA
- the LOC116932065 gene encoding DNA-directed RNA polymerase II subunit RPB1, giving the protein MAVNGVMTATLLTVSLLMLGSALSGPTASSYTTPIPYTTPASYYSYTAYTTMPSSYTTMAPYYTTVAAYYATMAPAYYATMAPAYYATMAPAYYATMAPAYYATMAPAYYATMAPAYATMAPAYATMAPAYATMAPAYATMAPAYATMAPAYATMAPAYATMAPAYATISPGLRYNGYLAPAPATMAPAYPPMAPAYPPMAPAYPPMAPAYPPMAPAYATMAPAYATMAPAYATMAPAYATMAPAYATMAPAYATMAPAYATMAPAYATMAPAYATMAPAYATMAPYYTTMAPYYTTMAPYYTTMAPYYTASESYYTTMASYYMTTSRYYRDTSSY; this is encoded by the exons ATGG CTGTTAACGGCGTCATGACCGCGACACTATTGACGGTTTCCTTGCTGATGTTGGGATCGGCTTTGAGTGGACCTACGGCATCTTCCTACACCACCCCAATACCTTATACTACACCGGCTTCTTACTACTCTTACACTGCCTATACTACGATGCCATCTTCGTACACTACCATGGCGCCCTACTACACCACCGTGGCTGCTTATTACGCTACGATGGCTCCCGCTTATTACGCTACGATGGCTCCCGCTTATTACGCTACGATGGCTCCCGCTTATTACGCTACGATGGCTCCCGCTTATTACGCTACGATGGCTCCCGCTTATTACGCTACGATGGCTCCGGCTTACGCTACGATGGCTCCGGCTTACGCTACGATGGCTCCGGCTTACGCTACGATGGCTCCGGCTTACGCTACGATGGCTCCGGCTTACGCTACGATGGCTCCGGCTTACGCTACAATGGCTCCGGCTTACGCTACAATGGCTCCGGCTTACGCTACAATATCTCCCGGCTTACGCTACAATGGCTATTTGGCTCCCGCTCCCGCTACAATGGCTCCCGCTTACCCCCCGATGGCACCCGCTTACCCCCCGATGGCACCCGCTTACCCCCCGATGGCACCCGCTTACCCCCCGATGGCACCCGCTTACGCTACAATGGCACCCGCTTACGCTACAATGGCTCCGGCTTACGCTACAATGGCTCCGGCTTACGCTACAATGGCTCCGGCTTACGCTACAATGGCTCCGGCTTACGCTACAATGGCTCCGGCTTACGCTACAATGGCACCCGCTTACGCTACAATGGCACCCGCTTACGCTACAATGGCACCCGCTTACGCTACAATGGCaccctactacaccaccatGGCcccctactacaccaccatggccccgtactacaccaccatgGCCCCCTACTACACAGCATCTGAGTCCTACTACACTACCATGGCAAGCTACTACATGACAACGTCAAGGTACTACAGAGATACTTCGTCATACTAG
- the LOC116932061 gene encoding keratin, type I cytoskeletal 9, with protein sequence MACNMNIASHLHLPLVVALMLITINRWGEAGVAADVKDANGTIARNTNPNANNDGLREEQLDPRIIGGYSTGSYSGYDTGVTSRPYPNYGSVTAGPYGASYGSASYGVTPATYGASYGGPYGNTGHSYGGSSYGVNPLPTYGSMANPTYGAGSSYGVPPAYGNNIGSSYDGYAMTHPYSSYGNNMNTIGSSYGNTGANYGAGSYAGNAGSYGGFGNSYGVTPYSSLAGGMGASSYGGNYGGGSYGNGNMYGGMMNAAYGMGLASNSYSNIGAGYNANRNPFY encoded by the exons ATGGCTTGCAACATGAACATTGCGTCTCATCTCCACCTTCCTTTG GTGGTTGCCCTGATGCTAATCACAATCAACAGGTGGGGGGAGGCTGGTGTGGCAGCAGATGTAAAGGACGCCAACGGAACGATTGCTCGCAACACAAATCCTAACGCAAACAATGACGGACTTAGAGAAGAACAATTGGACCCCCGCATTATTG GTGGATATTCTACTGGTAGTTATAGTGGATACGACACTGGCGTTACGTCGAGGCCTTATCCCAACTACGGTTCGGTGACTGCTGGCCCTTACGGCGCATCGTACGGATCTGCAAGTTATGGCGTCACACCTGCTACGTATGGTGCGTCGTACGGTGGACCTTATGGCAACACAGGTCATTCTTACGGTGGATCATCTTACGGTGTGAATCCACTTCCAACTTACGGCAGCATGGCTAACCCAACATACGGAGCCGGATCTTCTTATGGTGTTCCTCCTGCTTACGGAAACAATATAGGCTCTTCGTATGACGGTTATGCAATGACACATCCCTACTCTTCTTACGGCAATAACATGAACACGATTGGATCTTCTTACGGGAACACTGGAGCGAACTACGGAGCTGGGAGCTATGCAGGTAATGCTGGATCTTATGGTGGATTTGGGAACAGTTACGGCGTTACTCCGTATTCATCTCTTGCTGGCGGCATGGGTGCATCTTCGTATGGTGGGAACTATGGTGGAGGATCTTATGGAAACGGTAACATGTACGGTGGAATGATGAATGCGGCATACGGAATGGGATTAGCATCTAATTCGTATTCCAATATTGGTGCTGGATACAATGCCAACAGAAATCCCTTCTATTGA
- the LOC116932052 gene encoding calcium/calmodulin-dependent protein kinase kinase 2, with protein MIVLLILICTLVIVIKFSMLKLPSFQPACYGTSNGSEVNQQASDVRASSPDFKCVGSSRLPFPPVSSNSRHPLKQNQHVKVDNTCQYTQINQYLLKRSIGQGSYGIVQLAHDTLNNVDYAMKIMSRKKLLQKGGFFGRQAPQRNKFAKNSGTISHPLDRLRREIAVLQKVDHPNVVKLVEVLDDPAQDNLYLVFELLELGPVADVPNGNRIEETQARKYFRDLLLGIEYLHRNHIVHRDVKPANLLVGRDGRLRIADFGVCTEFCGSEDVLLDNTVGTPAFVAPEQLTGQFYGKAADIWAMGITLYVLIYGILPFSGTNVLTLYESIRNQELSFPGVQDSTSALLKDLLTRLLCKDPSQRITVSEIKEHPWVDSRRSFRKENCVSETDGAIFVEGLLPEVFSVPYFASLVKSVFSQHSV; from the exons ATGATAGTTTTACTCATTTTGATTTGTACATTGGTGATTGTGATCAAGTTTTCCATGCTAAAGCTACCTAGTTTCCAACCAG CATGTTATGGAACGTCCAATGGAAGTGAAGTTAATCAACAAGCGTCAGATGTCAGAGCATCTTCGCCTGATTTCAAATGTGTCGGTTCTTCTCGTTTGCCTTTTCCTCCTGTGAGTTCAAACAGCCGACATCCtctcaaacaaaatcaacatgTTAAAGTGGATAATACCTGCCAGTATACTCAAATCAATCAATACTTATTGAAGCGATCCATCGGCCAG GGATCGTATGGAATCGTTCAACTGGCTCACGATACACTGAACAACGTTGACTAC GCCATGAAGATCATGTCGAGGAAAAAACTGTTGCAAAAGGGAGGTTTCTTTGGCCGCCAAGCTCCACAGAGAAACAAGTTTGCTAAAAATTCAGGAACAATTTCTCATCCGCTCGATCGCCTCCGTCGAGAAATAGCCGTTCTCCAAAAAGTGGACCATCCTAACGTCGTTAAACTGGTAGAAGTGCTAGACGATCCAGCTCAAGATAATCTTTACTTGG TGTTCGAATTACTGGAACTGGGGCCCGTGGCGGATGTACCGAATGGAAACCGAATAGAAGAAACGCAAGCCAGGAAATACTTTCGTGATTTACTGTTAGGAATTGAATATC TGCATCGCAATCATATCGTCCACCGCGACGTCAAACCCGCTAATTTACTTGTCGGTCGTGATGGTAGATTGCGCATTGCCGACTTTGGTGTCTGTACCGAATTCTGCGGATCTGAAGACGTGCTGTTGGACAACACTGTCGGAACACCAGCTTTCGTTGCTCCGGAACAATTGACTGGCCAATTCTACGGCAAAGCAGCAGACATTTGGGCCATGGGAATCACTCTCTACGTTCTTATCTACGGCATTCTTCCTTTTAGTGGCACGAACGTGTTGACGCTATATGAATCGATCCGAAACCAGGAGTTAAGTTTTCCAGGTGTACAAGATTCAACATCTGCTTTACTCAAGGATTTGCTGACTCGTCTGCTTTGCAAAGATCCAAGTCAACGTATTACAGTTTCGGAAATCAAAGAACATCCATGGGTTGACTCTCGCCGATCATtccgaaaagaaaattgcgtAAGTGAAACTGATGGGGCAATTTTTGTTGAGGGACTTCTGCCTGAGGTTTTTTCCGTCCCGTATTTTGCTTCTCTGGTGAAAAGCGTGTTCTCTCAACATTCAGTTTGA
- the LOC116932068 gene encoding DNA-directed RNA polymerase II subunit RPB1 translates to MGTYTTMLILVVVSLTDGSTSSGPMRSSYYATPASSYPKMAPYFTTIAPLLRKLFAYNAAIQPYRITVTAGYPTVTQAYPIMAPSYSTMSPNYPSLAPAYSSMTPTYPATAPARPAMAPTYPALAPAYSTMTPAYTTVAQVFLTTTPSYPSMVSSYTKMNPVFPTMVSPYATMDLVSPAMVSTYFTPRGLPPTLKGSLLTFPILR, encoded by the exons ATGG GTACCTACACAACAATGCTGAtattggttgttgtttcgtTGACGGATGGATCAACTTCAAGTGGGCCGATGCGTTCATCTTACTACGCCACCCCGGCGTCGTCCTACCCCAAAATGGCGCCCTATTTCACTACGATAGCGCCTTTATTACGTAAACTATTTGCTTACAACGCTGCAATCCAGCCCTATCGCATCACGGTGACTGCTGGCTACCCTACTGTGACCCAAGCCTACCCCATCATGGCACCATCCTACTCCACTATGTCCCCGAACTACCCTTCTTTGGCTCCAGCCTACTCTTCTATGACCCCAACCTACCCTGCTACGGCACCAGCTCGTCCTGCAATGGCTCCAACCTACCCCGCGTTGGCTCCAGCCTACTCTACTATGACCCCAGCCTATACCACTGTAGCCCAAGTTTTCCTTACTACGACTCCATCCTACCCCTCAATGGTATCTTCCTACACTAAAATGAATCCCGTCTTTCCTACGATGGTATCACCGTACGCTACGATGGATCTTGTTTCCCCTGCAATGGTTTCCACCTATTTTACCCCACGAGGGCTCCCCCCAACGCTCAAGGGTTCCCTGCTTACCTTTCCTATACTACGGTAG
- the LOC116932064 gene encoding probable inactive serine/threonine-protein kinase scy1 isoform X1, translated as MVNLYQLVNAFHQLNTNMKFIIFATLFVVAAATYGKDSTTSAPVSDASHSSSVSDPNYSSSASDPNYSSSASDPNYSSSASDPNYSSSASNSTYSSSDSSVSTYSEQIDTTVVHPTQATSELNHSKVSESYAVLNNGSDEDDDDDDDDDDDDNDDDHTKYHAESKSLTEQEPDQATTSLSSSAYGETEYTTDSNVVQVDSVPAYEAPETVTSTYETPVTVASVYEAPVAVDSVYEAPVAVDSVYEAPVAVDIVYEAPVAVDSVYEAPVAVDSVYEAPVAVDSVYEAPVTVDSVYDDTATIPPNFLPYWLRPGFTTSY; from the exons ATGGTCAACCTGTATCAGTTAGTCAACGCCTTCCATCAGCTGAACACCAATATGAAG TTCATCATCTTCGCTACTCTGTTTGTGGTTGCTGCCGCTACCTACGGCAAGGATAGTACTACTTCCGCACCAGTTTCAGACGCCTCGCATTCTTCTTCAGTTTCAGATCCTAACTATTCATCTTCAGCTTCAGATCCTAACTATTCATCTTCAGCTTCAGATCCTAACTATTCGTCTTCAGCTTCAGATCCCAACTATTCGTCTTCAGCTTCAAATTCTACCTATTCCTCGTCGGATTCTTCAGTATCAACATACTCCGAGCAAATTGATACCACAGTGGTTCACCCAACGCAAGCTACCTCAGAATTAAATCACTCCAAAGTATCGGAAAGTTAC GCTGTACTCAACAATGGCAGTGATGAAGacgatgacgatgatgatgacgatgatgatgacgataaCGATGATGACCACACTAAGTACCATGCTGAATCCAAATCTCTAACCGAACAAGAGCCAGATCAAGCAACTACTTCATTGTCTTCCTCAGCTTACGGGGAGACTGAGTACACAACCGACTCCAACGTAGTTCAAGTTGATTCCGTCCCGGCCTACGAGGCTCCCGAAACCGTCACTTCCACCTACGAGACTCCAGTGACCGTCGCTTCCGTCTACGAGGCTCCGGTGGCCGTCGATTCCGTCTACGAGGCTCCGGTGGCCGTCGATTCCGTCTACGAGGCTCCGGTGGCCGTTGATATCGTCTACGAGGCTCCAGTGGCCGTTGATTCCGTCTACGAGGCTCCGGTGGCCGTTGATTCCGTCTACGAGGCTCCAGTGGCCGTTGATTCCGTCTACGAGGCTCCGGTTACTGTCGATTCCGTCTACGACGACACTGCCACCATTCCACCCAATTTTTTGCCATACTGGTTACGTCCGGGTTTCACTACATCGTACTAA
- the LOC116932064 gene encoding stress protein DDR48 isoform X2, giving the protein MVNLYQLVNAFHQLNTNMKFIIFATLFVVAAATYGKDSTTSAPVSDASHSSSVSDPNYSSSASDPNYSSSASDPNYSSSASDPNYSSSASNSTYSSSDSSVSTYSEQIDTTVVHPTQATSELNHSKVSESYAVLNNGSDEDDDDDDDDDDDDNDDDHTKYHAESKSLTEQEPDQATTSLSSSAYGETEYTTDSNVVQVDSVPAYEAPETVTSTYETPVTVASVYEAPVAVDSVYEAPVAVDSVYEAPVAVDIVYEAPVAVDSVYEAPVTVDSVYDDTATIPPNFLPYWLRPGFTTSY; this is encoded by the exons ATGGTCAACCTGTATCAGTTAGTCAACGCCTTCCATCAGCTGAACACCAATATGAAG TTCATCATCTTCGCTACTCTGTTTGTGGTTGCTGCCGCTACCTACGGCAAGGATAGTACTACTTCCGCACCAGTTTCAGACGCCTCGCATTCTTCTTCAGTTTCAGATCCTAACTATTCATCTTCAGCTTCAGATCCTAACTATTCATCTTCAGCTTCAGATCCTAACTATTCGTCTTCAGCTTCAGATCCCAACTATTCGTCTTCAGCTTCAAATTCTACCTATTCCTCGTCGGATTCTTCAGTATCAACATACTCCGAGCAAATTGATACCACAGTGGTTCACCCAACGCAAGCTACCTCAGAATTAAATCACTCCAAAGTATCGGAAAGTTAC GCTGTACTCAACAATGGCAGTGATGAAGacgatgacgatgatgatgacgatgatgatgacgataaCGATGATGACCACACTAAGTACCATGCTGAATCCAAATCTCTAACCGAACAAGAGCCAGATCAAGCAACTACTTCATTGTCTTCCTCAGCTTACGGGGAGACTGAGTACACAACCGACTCCAACGTAGTTCAAGTTGATTCCGTCCCGGCCTACGAGGCTCCCGAAACCGTCACTTCCACCTACGAGACTCCAGTGACCGTCGCTTCCGTCTACGAGGCTCCGGTGGCCGTCGATTCCGTCTACGAGGCTCCGGTGGCCGTCGATTCCGTCTACGAGGCTCCGGTGGCCGTTGATATCGTCTACGAGGCTCCAGTGGCCGTTGATTCCGTCTACGAG GCTCCGGTTACTGTCGATTCCGTCTACGACGACACTGCCACCATTCCACCCAATTTTTTGCCATACTGGTTACGTCCGGGTTTCACTACATCGTACTAA